In one Pseudomonas sp. 31-12 genomic region, the following are encoded:
- a CDS encoding AraC family transcriptional regulator — MSEKDTIAIQLVREALLQSCAPGAATDEVLNKVGIDPALLHTTDARVPATAYARLWRLLARRGDDEFFGMDPRKLKSGSLEFLCRSSMIQPSLAAGLTSGLSFLSLMLERMPAQLVHQQSLAEIVLLEDDQDPRRAFTYFTYWMIVHGVACWLAGRRIPILAIELRCPEPDFCDDYQVMFSENLRFDRPRTRMIFSADCLDLPIKRSPEELKRFLAHAPANILVKYRDPESLASRIKHDLRQLPAEQWPETEPLAQQLCMSASTLRRRLAEEGQTYQGLKDSVRKELAIVWLAEPHISFAEIAARLGFADASSFYKAFRKWSGSNPGHYRSLILNEAH, encoded by the coding sequence ATGTCGGAAAAAGACACCATCGCCATTCAACTGGTGCGCGAAGCCCTGTTGCAAAGCTGCGCCCCTGGAGCCGCCACCGACGAGGTGTTGAACAAGGTCGGCATCGATCCGGCGCTGCTGCACACCACCGATGCCCGGGTCCCGGCCACTGCCTATGCGCGGCTATGGCGCTTGCTCGCCCGGCGCGGGGATGACGAGTTTTTTGGCATGGACCCGCGCAAGCTCAAGTCCGGCAGCCTTGAGTTTCTCTGTCGCAGCTCGATGATCCAGCCGAGCCTGGCGGCCGGCCTGACCTCAGGCCTGAGTTTTCTGTCGTTGATGCTCGAACGCATGCCCGCGCAGTTGGTTCATCAGCAAAGCCTGGCGGAGATCGTGTTGCTGGAAGACGACCAGGACCCGCGCCGCGCCTTTACCTATTTCACTTACTGGATGATCGTGCATGGTGTCGCCTGTTGGTTGGCCGGGCGACGTATACCGATTCTGGCCATCGAACTGCGCTGCCCGGAGCCGGATTTCTGCGATGACTATCAGGTGATGTTCTCCGAGAACCTGCGATTCGATCGGCCTCGCACGCGGATGATTTTCTCGGCCGATTGCCTGGACCTGCCGATCAAGCGCAGCCCGGAAGAGCTCAAGCGGTTCCTGGCCCATGCGCCGGCGAATATTCTGGTCAAGTACCGCGACCCGGAAAGCCTGGCGAGCCGGATCAAGCATGATCTGCGGCAGTTGCCTGCCGAACAGTGGCCGGAGACTGAACCGCTGGCGCAACAACTGTGCATGTCGGCCTCGACCTTGCGCCGGCGGCTGGCGGAAGAAGGGCAGACTTATCAAGGGCTCAAGGACAGCGTGCGCAAGGAATTGGCGATTGTGTGGCTGGCCGAGCCGCACATCAGCTTCGCCGAAATCGCTGCGCGGTTGGGGTTTGCGGATGCGAGTTCGTTCTACAAGGCGTTTCGCAAGTGGTCGGGGTCGAATCCGGGGCATTACCGGAGCTTGATCCTCAACGAAGCACACTGA
- a CDS encoding acyl-CoA dehydrogenase family protein, with protein MHDIELSEEQVMIRDMARDFARGEIAPHAQAWEKAGWIDDGLVAKMGELGLLGMVVPEEWGGTYVDYVTYALAVEEISAGDGATGALMSIHNSVGCGPVLNYGTEEQKQTWLPDLASGQAIGCFCLTEPQAGSEAHNLRTRAELRDGQWVINGAKQFVSNGKRAKLAIVFAVTDPDLGKRGISAFLVPTDTAGFIVDRTEHKMGIRASDTCAVTLNNCTIPEANLLGDRGKGLAIALSNLEGGRIGIAAQALGIARAAFEAALAYSRDRVQFDKPIIEHQSIANMLADMHTRLNAARLLILHAARLRSAGKPCLSEASQAKLFASEMAEKVCSSAMQIHGGYGYLEDYPVERYYRDARITQIYEGSSEIQRMVIARELKHYLV; from the coding sequence ATGCACGATATCGAATTGAGCGAAGAACAAGTCATGATCCGCGACATGGCCCGGGACTTTGCCCGCGGCGAAATCGCGCCCCACGCGCAAGCCTGGGAAAAGGCCGGCTGGATCGATGACGGCCTGGTGGCGAAGATGGGCGAGTTGGGTCTGCTAGGCATGGTGGTGCCGGAAGAATGGGGCGGCACCTATGTCGACTACGTCACCTACGCCCTGGCGGTGGAAGAGATTTCGGCCGGTGACGGCGCCACTGGCGCGCTGATGAGCATCCATAATTCCGTGGGCTGCGGCCCGGTGCTCAATTACGGCACCGAAGAACAGAAACAGACCTGGCTGCCGGACCTGGCCAGCGGCCAGGCGATCGGCTGCTTCTGCCTGACCGAGCCGCAAGCCGGTTCCGAAGCCCACAACCTGCGCACCCGCGCCGAACTGCGCGACGGCCAATGGGTAATCAATGGCGCCAAGCAATTCGTCAGCAATGGCAAACGGGCGAAACTGGCGATTGTCTTTGCCGTGACCGATCCGGACCTGGGCAAGCGCGGCATCTCGGCGTTCCTGGTGCCGACCGACACCGCCGGTTTTATCGTCGACCGCACCGAACACAAGATGGGCATTCGCGCCTCCGACACCTGTGCGGTAACGTTGAACAACTGCACGATTCCCGAAGCCAACCTGTTGGGTGATCGCGGCAAAGGGCTGGCCATCGCCCTGTCCAACCTCGAAGGCGGACGCATCGGCATCGCCGCACAAGCGTTAGGCATTGCACGCGCAGCGTTCGAAGCGGCGCTGGCTTACTCGCGGGATCGGGTGCAGTTCGACAAGCCGATCATCGAGCACCAGAGCATCGCCAATATGCTGGCCGATATGCACACCCGGCTGAATGCCGCACGTTTGCTGATCCTGCACGCGGCGCGGTTGCGCAGTGCCGGCAAGCCGTGTCTGTCCGAGGCTTCACAGGCCAAGCTGTTTGCGTCGGAGATGGCCGAGAAGGTCTGCTCGTCGGCGATGCAGATTCATGGCGGGTATGGGTATCTGGAGGATTACCCGGTGGAGCGTTATTACCGGGATGCGCGGATCACGCAGATTTATGAGGGGTCGAGCGAGATACAGCGGATGGTGATAGCTCGGGAGTTGAAGCATTACTTAGTGTGA
- a CDS encoding SDR family NAD(P)-dependent oxidoreductase gives MQIENKVFLVTGGASGLGAATAEMLVAAGAKVMLVDMNAEAVAAQAERLGAQSVVADISDEAAAEAAVQATVKAFGGLNGLVNCAGIVRGEKILGKNGPHALASFSQVINVNLIGSFNMLRLASAAIAETEADADGERGVIINTASAAAYDGQIGQAAYAASKGAIVSLTLPAARELARFGIRVMTIAPGIFETPMMAGMTPEVRASLAAGVPFPPRLGKPDEYAALVRHIIENSMLNGEVIRLDGALRMAAK, from the coding sequence ATGCAGATCGAAAACAAGGTTTTTCTCGTCACCGGCGGTGCGTCGGGCCTCGGTGCGGCCACCGCTGAAATGCTGGTCGCAGCGGGCGCGAAAGTGATGCTGGTGGACATGAACGCCGAGGCCGTTGCGGCACAGGCTGAACGTCTCGGTGCGCAAAGCGTGGTGGCGGACATCAGCGACGAAGCTGCCGCCGAAGCTGCCGTGCAAGCGACGGTAAAAGCCTTTGGCGGCCTCAACGGTCTGGTCAACTGCGCCGGCATCGTGCGGGGCGAGAAGATCCTCGGCAAGAACGGCCCGCACGCGCTGGCCAGTTTCAGCCAGGTGATCAACGTCAACCTGATCGGCAGCTTCAACATGCTGCGTCTGGCGTCGGCGGCCATCGCCGAAACCGAAGCGGATGCCGACGGCGAGCGCGGCGTGATCATCAACACCGCATCGGCGGCCGCGTACGATGGCCAGATCGGTCAGGCGGCTTATGCAGCGTCCAAAGGCGCGATCGTCAGCCTGACCTTGCCCGCCGCCCGTGAACTGGCGCGCTTCGGCATCCGCGTGATGACCATCGCCCCGGGCATTTTCGAAACCCCGATGATGGCCGGCATGACCCCGGAAGTCCGCGCCTCCCTGGCGGCCGGCGTGCCATTTCCGCCGCGCCTGGGCAAACCGGACGAGTATGCCGCGCTGGTCAGGCATATCATTGAAAACAGCATGCTCAATGGCGAGGTGATCCGTCTCGACGGTGCCTTGCGCATGGCCGCCAAATAA
- a CDS encoding acetyl-CoA C-acyltransferase, producing the protein MTTSNDPIVIVSAVRTPMGGFQGELKSLTAPQLGAAAIRAAVERAGIAPESVEEVLFGCVLPAGLGQAPARQAALGAGLDKSTRCTTLNKMCGSGMEAAILAHDMLVAGSADVVVAGGMESMSNAPYLLDRARSGYRMGHGRVLDSMFLDGLEDAYDKGRLMGTFAEDCAETNGFSREAQDAFAIASTTRAQQAIKDGNFKDEIVPITVTVGKEQVLISNDEQPPKAKLDKITSLKPAFREGGTVTAANSSSISDGAAALVLMRRSEAQKQGLKPLAVIHGHAAFADTPGLFPVAPVGAIKKLLKKTGWSVDDVELFEVNEAFAVVSLVTMTKLEIPHEKINVHGGACALGHPIGASGARILVTLLSALRQKGLKRGVAAICIGGGEATAMAVECLY; encoded by the coding sequence ATGACTACTTCCAACGATCCTATTGTTATCGTCAGCGCCGTCCGCACTCCGATGGGCGGTTTTCAGGGCGAACTGAAAAGCCTGACCGCACCGCAACTCGGTGCCGCTGCGATTCGTGCAGCGGTCGAACGCGCCGGTATCGCCCCTGAATCGGTCGAAGAAGTGCTGTTTGGCTGCGTACTGCCCGCCGGTCTCGGCCAGGCACCGGCGCGCCAGGCCGCGTTGGGCGCGGGGCTGGATAAATCGACCCGCTGCACCACGCTGAACAAGATGTGCGGCTCGGGCATGGAAGCGGCGATTCTGGCCCACGACATGCTCGTCGCCGGCAGCGCCGACGTGGTCGTTGCGGGCGGCATGGAAAGCATGTCCAACGCGCCGTACCTGCTGGACCGCGCCCGTAGCGGTTACCGCATGGGCCATGGCCGCGTGCTCGATTCGATGTTCCTCGACGGCCTCGAAGACGCCTACGACAAGGGCCGCCTGATGGGCACCTTCGCCGAGGATTGCGCCGAAACCAACGGTTTCAGCCGCGAAGCCCAGGACGCGTTTGCCATCGCCTCGACCACCCGCGCACAGCAGGCGATCAAGGATGGCAACTTCAAGGACGAGATCGTGCCGATCACGGTGACCGTCGGCAAAGAACAGGTGCTGATCAGCAACGACGAACAGCCGCCAAAAGCCAAGCTGGACAAGATCACTTCGCTGAAACCGGCGTTCCGCGAGGGCGGCACGGTGACGGCGGCCAACTCCAGTTCGATCTCCGACGGTGCGGCGGCGCTGGTGCTGATGCGCCGGTCCGAAGCACAGAAACAAGGTCTGAAACCGCTGGCAGTGATTCACGGCCACGCCGCGTTTGCCGACACCCCGGGCCTGTTCCCGGTGGCGCCGGTGGGTGCGATCAAGAAGCTGCTGAAGAAAACCGGCTGGTCCGTGGATGACGTCGAGTTGTTCGAAGTCAACGAAGCGTTCGCCGTCGTCAGCCTCGTGACCATGACCAAACTGGAAATCCCCCACGAGAAAATCAACGTCCACGGCGGCGCTTGCGCCTTGGGCCACCCGATTGGTGCGTCTGGTGCGCGGATCCTCGTGACCTTGCTCTCGGCCCTGCGCCAGAAAGGCCTGAAACGCGGCGTTGCAGCGATCTGCATCGGCGGCGGTGAAGCCACGGCCATGGCGGTGGAATGCCTCTACTAA
- a CDS encoding AMP-binding protein translates to MRDYLSATSQFNYQHTVDAALAGDLTALNACVECCDRHALPGRIALFWEGRDGASATYTFSDLQDKAARFANFLLAQGVKRGDKVAGLLPRNIELLITVFATWRIGAVYQPLFTAFGPKAIEHRLSSSGAKVVVTDAVNRPKLAEVADCPTIVTVGGAKGQGIVRGDYSFWAELANYSAECEPVLLTGEDPFLLMFTSGTTGPSKALSVPLKAIVAFESYTRDAVDLRPEDAFWNVADPGWAYGIYFGVTGPMAMGHPITFYDGPFTLESTCRVINKYRITNLTGSPTAYRLLIAGGDEFAKSIKGKLRIVSSAGEPLNPEVIRWFADNLGVVIHDHYGQTELGMVLCNHHGLEHPIHMGAAGFASPGHRIVVLDDEYKELGVGQPGILAIDRTQSPMCWFAGYEGAPTKAFVGNYYLSGDTVEWNPDGSISFVGRSDDVITTSGYRVGPFDVESALIEHPAVIEAAVVGKPDPERTELVKAFVVICEQYRATPELAEELRQHVRKRLAAHSYPREIEFVSELPKTPSGKLQRFILRNQEIAKAQEAAAKNVSA, encoded by the coding sequence ATGCGCGATTACTTGTCTGCCACGTCACAGTTCAATTATCAGCACACCGTCGACGCCGCTCTTGCCGGTGATTTGACTGCCCTCAACGCCTGCGTCGAGTGTTGCGACCGGCATGCCTTGCCGGGGCGCATTGCGCTGTTCTGGGAAGGCCGCGACGGCGCCAGCGCGACGTACACCTTCAGCGACCTGCAGGACAAGGCCGCGCGTTTTGCCAATTTCCTCCTGGCCCAAGGCGTGAAGAGGGGCGACAAGGTCGCCGGCCTCTTGCCACGCAACATTGAATTATTGATCACCGTCTTCGCGACCTGGCGCATCGGCGCGGTCTATCAGCCGCTGTTCACCGCCTTCGGCCCGAAAGCCATCGAGCACCGTCTCAGTAGCTCCGGCGCCAAAGTGGTGGTCACCGACGCGGTCAACCGCCCCAAACTCGCTGAAGTTGCTGACTGCCCGACCATCGTCACCGTCGGCGGTGCGAAAGGCCAAGGCATTGTCCGTGGCGATTACAGTTTCTGGGCCGAACTGGCCAATTACTCCGCCGAGTGCGAACCGGTGCTGCTGACCGGCGAAGACCCGTTCCTGCTGATGTTCACCTCGGGCACCACCGGCCCGTCGAAAGCCTTGTCGGTGCCGCTCAAGGCCATCGTCGCCTTCGAAAGCTACACCCGCGACGCCGTAGACCTGCGCCCCGAAGACGCGTTCTGGAACGTGGCCGATCCGGGCTGGGCCTACGGCATCTATTTCGGCGTTACCGGGCCGATGGCGATGGGGCATCCGATCACCTTTTACGACGGCCCGTTCACCCTCGAAAGCACCTGCCGGGTCATCAACAAATACCGCATCACTAACCTCACCGGTTCCCCGACGGCCTACCGCTTGCTGATTGCCGGCGGCGATGAATTCGCCAAATCGATCAAGGGCAAACTGCGCATTGTCAGCAGCGCCGGCGAGCCGCTGAATCCGGAAGTGATCCGCTGGTTCGCCGACAACCTCGGCGTGGTCATTCACGACCACTACGGGCAGACCGAACTGGGCATGGTCCTGTGCAATCACCACGGCCTGGAACACCCGATCCACATGGGCGCCGCCGGTTTCGCCTCGCCGGGTCACCGCATCGTGGTGCTCGACGACGAATACAAGGAACTCGGCGTCGGTCAGCCCGGCATCCTCGCCATCGACCGTACCCAGTCACCGATGTGCTGGTTCGCCGGTTACGAAGGCGCGCCAACCAAAGCGTTCGTCGGCAACTATTACCTGAGCGGTGACACCGTCGAGTGGAACCCGGACGGCAGCATCAGCTTCGTCGGCCGCAGCGATGACGTGATTACCACCTCCGGTTACCGCGTTGGCCCGTTCGACGTGGAAAGTGCGCTGATCGAACACCCGGCCGTGATCGAAGCCGCCGTCGTCGGCAAACCCGATCCGGAGCGTACCGAACTGGTGAAAGCCTTCGTGGTGATTTGTGAGCAATACCGCGCGACGCCGGAACTGGCCGAAGAACTGCGCCAACACGTGCGCAAGCGTCTGGCGGCGCATTCGTACCCGCGTGAAATCGAATTTGTCAGCGAGTTGCCGAAAACCCCAAGCGGCAAATTGCAGCGCTTTATCTTGCGCAACCAGGAAATCGCAAAGGCTCAAGAGGCCGCCGCGAAGAACGTTTCAGCTTGA
- a CDS encoding enoyl-CoA hydratase produces MSYETILLETHGRVGLITLNRPQALNALNAQIVSELNHALDGLEADSNIGCIVLTGSKKAFAAGADIKEMAELTYPQIYLDDLFSDSDRVANRRKPIIAAVNGFALGGGCELALMCDFILAGDNAKFGQPEINLGVLPGMGGTQRLTRAVGKAKAMEMCLSGRLIDAVEAERCGIVARIVPADELLEEALKVATLIAKKSLPIAMMVKESVNRAFEVSLSEGVRFERRVFHAAFATQDQKEGMAAFIAKREAEFTGK; encoded by the coding sequence GTGAGCTACGAAACGATTTTGCTGGAAACCCATGGTCGCGTCGGCCTGATCACCCTCAACCGTCCGCAGGCGCTAAACGCGTTGAATGCGCAGATCGTCAGCGAACTGAACCACGCCCTCGATGGCCTGGAAGCCGATTCGAACATTGGCTGCATCGTGCTGACCGGCTCCAAAAAAGCCTTCGCCGCCGGTGCCGACATCAAGGAAATGGCCGAGCTGACCTACCCGCAGATCTATCTGGACGACCTGTTCAGCGACAGCGATCGCGTGGCCAACCGCCGCAAGCCGATCATCGCCGCGGTCAACGGTTTTGCCCTGGGCGGCGGCTGTGAACTGGCGCTGATGTGCGATTTCATCCTTGCCGGCGATAACGCGAAATTCGGCCAGCCGGAAATCAACCTCGGCGTGCTGCCGGGCATGGGCGGCACCCAGCGCCTGACCCGCGCCGTGGGCAAGGCCAAGGCCATGGAAATGTGCCTGAGCGGGCGTTTGATTGATGCAGTGGAAGCCGAGCGTTGCGGGATTGTCGCGCGGATCGTACCGGCAGATGAATTGCTGGAAGAAGCCCTGAAAGTCGCGACATTGATTGCCAAGAAGTCGCTGCCGATTGCAATGATGGTCAAGGAAAGCGTCAACCGCGCGTTTGAAGTGAGCCTGTCGGAAGGCGTGCGCTTTGAGCGTCGGGTGTTCCATGCGGCGTTTGCGACGCAGGATCAGAAGGAAGGGATGGCGGCGTTTATTGCCAAGCGTGAAGCCGAGTTCACCGGTAAGTGA
- the efeU gene encoding iron uptake transporter permease EfeU encodes MLVPFLIMLREGIEAALIVGIIASYLKQTGRGQWMPAVWIGVFLAVALALLVGGGLELVSAEFPQKQQELFEGVVGLVAVGILSSMVFWMRKVARSIKHSLHVSLDHALTGSKHQVTALIAMVFFAVAREGLETVFFLLAVFQQSEGPAAPIGALLGLILAVIVGFLIYTGSMRLNLGAFFRWTGLFILVVAAGILANSVQALHEAGVWNHLQTVLFDFSATLPMDGPVGSVLAGMFGYQDAPTVSTLGAYLIYLVVALVMFFLPAPALAEQPSSVSSQ; translated from the coding sequence ATGCTTGTCCCTTTTTTGATCATGCTGCGCGAAGGCATTGAAGCTGCATTGATCGTTGGCATCATCGCCAGCTACCTCAAGCAGACAGGCCGTGGCCAGTGGATGCCCGCGGTGTGGATCGGCGTGTTCCTCGCCGTTGCGCTGGCCCTGCTGGTGGGCGGTGGTCTGGAACTGGTGAGCGCCGAGTTCCCGCAGAAACAACAGGAACTGTTTGAAGGCGTGGTCGGCCTGGTGGCCGTCGGCATTCTCAGCTCGATGGTGTTCTGGATGCGCAAAGTGGCGCGTTCGATCAAGCACTCGCTGCACGTCTCCCTCGATCACGCGCTGACCGGCTCCAAACATCAGGTGACCGCGCTGATCGCCATGGTGTTTTTCGCCGTGGCCCGCGAGGGTCTGGAAACGGTGTTCTTCCTGCTCGCGGTGTTCCAGCAGAGCGAAGGCCCGGCAGCGCCGATTGGCGCCCTCCTCGGCCTGATCCTTGCGGTCATCGTCGGGTTCCTCATTTACACCGGCAGCATGCGCTTGAACCTCGGCGCATTCTTCCGCTGGACCGGTCTGTTCATCCTGGTGGTCGCGGCCGGCATTCTCGCCAACTCGGTGCAGGCGCTGCATGAGGCCGGGGTGTGGAATCACCTGCAAACCGTGCTCTTCGATTTCAGTGCGACGCTGCCGATGGACGGCCCGGTAGGTTCGGTGCTGGCCGGCATGTTCGGTTACCAGGACGCGCCGACGGTCAGCACCCTCGGGGCCTATCTGATTTACCTGGTAGTGGCGCTGGTGATGTTTTTTCTCCCTGCGCCCGCACTCGCTGAACAACCCTCTTCCGTTTCCAGCCAGTAA
- a CDS encoding acyl-CoA dehydrogenase, translated as MIPNDEQLQISDAARQFAQERLKPFAAEWDREHRFPKEAIGEMAELGFFGMLVPEEWGGCDTGYLAYAMALEEIAAGDGACSTIMSVHNSVGCVPILKYGNDDQKERFLKPLASGAMLGAFALTEPQAGSDASGLKTRARLEGDHYVLNGCKQFITSGQNAGVVIVFAVTDPSAGKRGITALIVPTDSPGYKVARVEDKLGQHASDTCQILFEDVKVPVANRLGEEGEGYRIALANLEGGRVGIASQSVGMARAAFEAARDYARERESFGKPIIEHQAVAFRLADMATQIAVARQMVHYAAALRDSGKPALVEASMAKLFASEMAEKVCSSALQTLGGYGYLNDFPLERIYRDVRVCQIYEGTSDIQRMVISRNL; from the coding sequence ATGATTCCCAATGACGAACAACTTCAGATCAGCGACGCCGCCCGGCAATTCGCCCAGGAACGGCTGAAACCGTTCGCTGCCGAGTGGGACCGCGAGCATCGCTTCCCCAAGGAAGCCATCGGCGAGATGGCCGAGCTGGGTTTCTTCGGCATGCTGGTGCCGGAGGAGTGGGGCGGTTGCGACACCGGTTACCTGGCCTACGCCATGGCCCTGGAAGAGATCGCGGCCGGTGACGGCGCCTGTTCGACCATCATGAGCGTGCACAACTCGGTCGGTTGCGTGCCGATCCTCAAGTACGGCAACGACGATCAGAAAGAACGCTTCCTCAAGCCATTGGCCAGCGGTGCGATGCTCGGCGCCTTTGCCCTGACGGAACCGCAAGCCGGCTCCGACGCCAGCGGCCTGAAAACCCGCGCGCGCCTGGAAGGCGATCACTACGTGCTCAACGGCTGCAAGCAGTTCATCACCTCCGGGCAGAACGCCGGGGTGGTGATCGTATTCGCGGTGACCGACCCGAGTGCCGGCAAGCGCGGCATTACGGCGCTGATCGTGCCGACCGATTCGCCGGGCTACAAAGTCGCCCGAGTCGAAGACAAACTCGGCCAGCACGCCTCCGACACCTGTCAGATCCTCTTCGAAGACGTCAAAGTGCCGGTGGCCAATCGTTTGGGTGAGGAGGGCGAGGGTTACCGGATCGCCCTGGCCAACCTCGAAGGCGGCCGTGTCGGCATCGCTTCGCAATCGGTGGGTATGGCCCGCGCCGCGTTTGAAGCGGCTCGCGACTACGCCCGTGAACGCGAGAGCTTCGGCAAACCGATCATCGAACATCAAGCCGTAGCCTTCCGCCTGGCGGACATGGCGACGCAAATCGCCGTCGCCCGGCAGATGGTGCATTACGCAGCGGCACTGAGGGACAGCGGCAAACCGGCCTTGGTCGAAGCGTCCATGGCCAAGCTGTTCGCCTCGGAAATGGCCGAGAAGGTCTGCTCCTCGGCGTTGCAAACCCTCGGCGGTTACGGTTACCTGAACGACTTCCCGCTGGAGCGGATCTACCGCGACGTGCGGGTGTGCCAGATCTACGAAGGCACCAGCGATATTCAACGCATGGTTATTTCGCGCAATCTTTAA
- a CDS encoding enoyl-CoA hydratase/isomerase family protein: MTAQVSSKGTWSMDATRNEVLAEVRNHVGHLTLNRPAGLNAITLDMVRHLQRQLDAWALDSNVHAVVLRGAGDKAFCAGGDIRSLYDSFKSGDTLHQDFFVEEYALDLAIHHYCKPVLALMDGFVLGGGMGLVQGADLRVVTEKSRLAMPEVAIGYFPDVGGSHFLPRIPGELGIYLGVSGVQIRAADALYCGLADWYLESEKLSTLDEQLDQLEWSDTPLKDLQGLLAKLAVQQLPDAPLEALRPAIDHFFALPDVPSIVEQLREVTVADSHEWATTTADLLESRSPLAMGVTLEMLRRGRHLSLEDCFALELHLDRQWFERGDLIEGVRALLIDKDKKPRWNPPTLQALYAEHVASFFSGFDQSGS, encoded by the coding sequence ATGACTGCTCAGGTTTCATCGAAGGGGACTTGGTCCATGGATGCCACCCGAAACGAAGTGCTGGCCGAGGTTCGCAACCACGTCGGTCACCTGACCCTCAATCGCCCCGCCGGTCTCAACGCCATTACCCTCGACATGGTCCGCCACCTGCAGCGCCAGCTTGATGCCTGGGCGTTGGATTCCAACGTACACGCGGTGGTCTTGCGCGGTGCCGGCGACAAAGCGTTCTGTGCCGGCGGCGATATTCGCTCGCTGTACGACAGTTTCAAAAGCGGCGACACGTTGCACCAGGATTTCTTCGTCGAGGAATACGCCCTCGACCTCGCCATTCATCACTACTGCAAACCGGTGCTGGCCCTGATGGACGGTTTTGTCCTCGGCGGCGGTATGGGCCTGGTGCAAGGCGCTGACTTGCGGGTGGTTACCGAGAAAAGCCGTCTGGCGATGCCGGAAGTAGCCATCGGTTATTTCCCGGACGTCGGCGGCAGTCACTTCCTGCCACGGATTCCCGGTGAACTGGGGATTTATCTGGGCGTCAGCGGTGTGCAGATCCGCGCGGCCGATGCGCTCTATTGCGGTCTGGCCGACTGGTACCTGGAAAGCGAAAAACTCAGCACCCTCGACGAGCAACTCGATCAGCTCGAATGGAGCGATACGCCGCTCAAGGACCTGCAAGGCTTGCTGGCGAAACTCGCGGTGCAACAACTGCCCGATGCGCCATTGGAAGCGTTGCGCCCGGCCATCGATCACTTCTTCGCCCTGCCCGACGTGCCGAGTATTGTTGAGCAACTGCGCGAAGTGACGGTCGCCGACAGCCATGAATGGGCGACGACCACGGCGGATCTGCTGGAAAGCCGTTCGCCGCTGGCGATGGGCGTGACCCTGGAGATGCTGCGTCGCGGTCGGCACTTGAGTCTCGAAGACTGCTTCGCCCTTGAGCTGCACCTGGACCGTCAGTGGTTCGAGCGCGGCGACCTGATCGAAGGCGTGCGCGCCTTGCTGATCGATAAAGACAAAAAACCGCGTTGGAACCCGCCGACCTTGCAGGCGCTGTACGCCGAGCACGTCGCGAGTTTCTTCAGCGGTTTTGACCAGAGCGGGAGCTGA